The region CTGGACGCAACATGATCATGTATTCTACTGAGGGTGGAATGGATATTGAAGAAGTTGCTGAGCACACTCCACACTTAATCTTTACTGAAGAAATCGATCCTTCTGTAGGATTACAAGGTTTCCAGGCTAGAAGAATTGCTTTCAATTTAGGTCTTTCTGGAAACGCTTTCAAAGAAATGGTGAAATTCATCGACGCACTTTACAATGCTTACATTGGTTCTGATGCTTCTATGTTCGAAATCAACCCAGTTCTTAAAACTTCTGATAACAAAATCTTAGCTGTTGATGCTAAAGTTAACATCGACGATAACGCTTTATACAGACAACCAAAATATGCTGAAATGAGAGATATCCGTGAGGAGAATCCAATCGAAGTTGAAGCTAAAGAAGTTGGTCTTAACTATGTTGACCTTGACGGTACTGTAGGATGTATGGTAAACGGAGCTGGTCTTGCAATGGCAACAATGGACTTAATTAAATATGCTGGTTTTGAGCCTGCTAACTTCCTTGACGTAGGAGGAACTGCTGACGCAAAACGTGTTGAAACTGCTTTCAGAATTATCCTGAAAGATCCAAACGTAAAAGCTATTTTAATTAACATCTTCGGAGGTATCGTTCGTTGTGACCGTGTTGCTCAAGGTGTTGTTGACGCTTACAAAAACATGGGAGACGCTATCAATGTGCCAATTATCGTTCGTTTGCAAGGAACAAATGCTGAAATTGCAAAAGAATTAATTGACAACTCTGGTATGCCAATCTTATCTGCAGTTCAATTCCAAGAAGCTGCTGACCAAGTTAAAGCTGCTCTTTCTTAATTAAAATAAGAAATCAATTTATATAGAAAATCCATTCCGAAAGGAGTGGATTTTTTTTGCAGTCAATTTAACCGTAAAGCACGCAAGGATTTTTTTTACATATAAGAATCTATATAAGCGCAAAGTTCGCAAAGCTATATGGATAAAGCTTTGCGAACTTTGCGGTTGTATACATATTATTTGGTAGAAA is a window of Flavobacterium crocinum DNA encoding:
- the sucC gene encoding ADP-forming succinate--CoA ligase subunit beta, producing the protein MNIHEYQGKEILASYGVRVQRGIVANNAVEAVAAAKQLTAETGTGWHVIKAQIHAGGRGKGGGVKLAKNLQQVEELAEQIIGMQLITPQTPPEGKKVNKVLVAEDVYYPGESETSEFYVSVLLNRGTGRNMIMYSTEGGMDIEEVAEHTPHLIFTEEIDPSVGLQGFQARRIAFNLGLSGNAFKEMVKFIDALYNAYIGSDASMFEINPVLKTSDNKILAVDAKVNIDDNALYRQPKYAEMRDIREENPIEVEAKEVGLNYVDLDGTVGCMVNGAGLAMATMDLIKYAGFEPANFLDVGGTADAKRVETAFRIILKDPNVKAILINIFGGIVRCDRVAQGVVDAYKNMGDAINVPIIVRLQGTNAEIAKELIDNSGMPILSAVQFQEAADQVKAALS